Below is a genomic region from Miscanthus floridulus cultivar M001 chromosome 1, ASM1932011v1, whole genome shotgun sequence.
ataaattgtaactcaacgaatcaacatgtaatacatttgtaataaaatgctcaagggttatagcaactttaccaagaccaatcatatccccctttgaattgtatccaaagacaatattttcatttgagtgcgtcatcgaggaatatgatgagaacatactcctttctctggtcatatgatttgtacatccactatcaagcacccaacttgatccaccaaaGGAGTATGCCTGATAatagatttagttgcttgatttaggtccccaatttgacttggggccttgcatgttagtcacaataaatttaggaacccaaatagaagtattcctatatgtgttggcttcatttccaacatatttggcaaccacttttctATTGTTGTCGTTTCTTAACACAAAACAcgaagtcaagctttgtcgaggtggttgaaactttggttggtaggcatatctgttcatagtgccccacactgattcctttggcttctgctgAACCTATTTCTGCTGGGACACctttttcttgggcttagtttgatcaggagtaaaattggtagccttcccatttttacaGGGAGCAGCATAGCCGACCTTCACTGCAGCATTGCCGCTGTCTTTGCAGGATGATCTGTGCCAACTCTGTCCTTCCTTTCAAACTtaacacactcatagccatttatgatctttctttcatttgtcttggctcctgcagtgtgcccaagcccatgcttgattaagGGGTGTCTCCCTTATTTGAATTGAGGCAGTTTTGAATCATTTATCTTCTtatcacttacttgagccttaccactcaagcagcccttGTCGATGATCTCATTGAatctagcaatttcttttctcattgcctccatgttagcaaggttagtggaataagcattcaaatcaacattataacattttccacaaccttgactagtggaggtagtagaggcatcctttgccttagagggatgtaagttgctatcccaaagaatgttatattgcagctcaagttctttgtgcttttcatctaagtcacaatactttttcttgagagcaatattttctttctttgtgatagcatggtccccttgttctttggccaaggccttgtgcaaggattccacctcacttctctctaatgtaagagcttctttgctagcaatgtagagatcctcttgttggatgacactctctagatcctccattagcttagtgatgaaaagtttggtctttccatccaaatttttagttatcatgtttatttctacatcactagattcatcatcactagatctatcactaatatcactactagagatatcactaggaggtggaggagatttggcttttgatttggattttaccttctcaccctttgccatgtgacaaatgtgaggggagtggTAGTCATTATCGGACATGTCGTTGAAGAGCCTTAGTGTACGGGATGACTTATGAATAGCAATAGTTgtaaccttctcatcctcttcacttgtgctttcTTTGGTTGAGTccaattcatgcccaatgtgagcctctcccatgtacttcttgctctttctactgtcagtcttctcctctttcttgtccttcttgtatttattatccttgatctcatatggacacttggcaatgaagtgattggtgcttccacaattgtagcatgtcctccttttcttgtttgggaagcttctcttcactaccttgtagccttgcttctttagccccttgtgatacctcttcataaagagagcaacatcatcaactttctcatattgatcatcatcattttcactttcacttgaagatgatgtggtctctactctttcttgaacttgcttgcttgctttggccttgctagttgaagcttgttggttgatcttggacttgcttataGAGCCTtgtttgcttgatttgttggccttgagagctacatctttgatcttgatgccatctaactttgcttgcaattatccaagtttcttcctctcatttgcttcttctctttgcatgtcaaaggtcaagatcctcccaagtacatcatttggtgtgaagtacttaaacttcttcttgtctctaattagagtgactacggtctcatttctaggtgaataagcttccaacataatctttacaattttatgatcatctagctcatcacaaccatagcatctaatcttgcccaccattgtcatcaacctattaaacatctcttgtggcccttctccatccaagataacaaatcggttgagcttggacatcaacaaatcaattcttgcctttctcactttgtcaaccccttcatgtgcaagatgcaaagtatcctaaatttgcttggcaacatccacaccaatcactctattgtacttatcaccatccaaggcactaagtagcacactagtagcttgaccgttgaggtggatgattctcatttcttccaaGGTTGGATTCTTgagatcaaccggtggctcaaattcATTACAAACAAGCTCCCAAATGCcaggatgaagacctataagataggctcttatcaagtgcttccacttggcaaagttagttccattgaaatgaggtaacttgctcacgggcacattgatgaaagacttgtgatcatggttagtcatagacatagaagaatagttaaaggatacggcggcatatttgttatcgtcattcttcttgccatttcatttcttgtccttcttgctatgcacttggtaggactcatcatcatcaccatctttggagctgctagatagctcacttgaagatgcattggaggcttttgcttcttgttccttctcctttattgcttctcttctttttcttttagcttttctcttgagtcttctttcttcttttcttgctttcttctcttctaaccgctgctgctccttcttcttcttcttcttctctcttgcttctcttttctcttttctagctgcccttcttcttattattatttcttcttcattttgagcttttttgacatcggttgcctctagctgCGAGAGCGTGGAGTTGCTCAttgtagaggcgctaagctcactgcTATCGGTGTCATGCAGCCCAACGTCCTTCGGATCGATGTTGATGGGCTTCCAAATACCAGATCATCTCccaggctccatacctcacgtggTGAAGTGCACACGAAgtaacctcgctctgataccacttgtaggatctctgaaacgcctagaggggtgaataggcctgtaaaaatttaactcaaaccaaagtcaaattcacccacggcactaccgcacctgcaagagagattagttcacagttcaaaatctacccaacgaaatttagatcgggtaaatttcttagcttcctgcaggatagtagatcatagatcgacagctaaaaatggtggaaacaccacacacaagtagatctgcctcaatcctagaaatcacatcaacaacaataagaacacaagtgtagcaacacaaatataagatgacacaatgatttatcccgtggttcagctcaccaccaaggcttgcctatgtccacgttgttgaggtataccactaaggcttaggggtttgcaaccctacctcgttctcaagtcaagagagtgaactcttgagatgagggtgattttactcgctgcaagaagatgttacaaacctcccggggctgccacacaagttggcaagctctacgggcgacgctctagccggctaggagccaagctccaagagtaacaaacacaactatcagataaaacatgaaccaagtgctcttgaGAGTTTGGAAATCAATAGAGCTGCTCTCAAATCAAGTTGGACCCTctttcctcaaggattgatgggaaatcaatggatttactTGGGGACTTGAGGttaacaatggagtgagagaagGAGAGAGCTTCTACTCTGTTTTGGGTGTGCTGAAATGAGGAAGAAGAGATCCCGTTGGTTACCGTTGGGAAGGAAAGGGAAAgatatatatacccccagcccccaacaGTCACTGCACctaagaggtcgggcgagatgaggccatgaccaaagggtcgggtgagccggagcccacaaccttggggtcgggcgagacagagcccgtgaccaaagggtcgggcgagccggagcccgcgaccttagggttggtgagacagagctcgtgatcaaagggtcgggcgagctagagcccgcgaccttggggtcgggcgagacggagcccgtgaccaaagggtcgggcgagccagagcccgcgaccttggggtcggacgagacggagcccgcgatcAAAGGTTCGAGCGAGCCGGAGCCCGTGACTTTAGGGTCAGACAAGACGAAGtccgcgaccaaagggtcgggcgagtcggagcccGCGCCCAAGAGGTCGAGCGAGTCGAAGCTCGCACCCAAGgagtcgggcgagtcggagctcgcacctcgcaagacaacaagggtaatagttaagtgtagactgtcttggctgtgaatctgaggatgcttgtggttgtttgagcacttggtagcacatattagcttaagcattgtgcccccctttatagtactgctttttctatactcaaattcaatatataaaagaatttaaatctcctttgagtttgaagccgtcTATAtgtataattgggggctcctccgtttcgtgtagcatcctcgaatataaattccctgcttgtcatctcgataaatctcattagttctctaattgcgtggtcattatcaccaaaacccataattagggcttgattgcactttcaactcTAAGAGATATAGACAGATATACAGATGATTTAACTCATATATGCCACGGTTTTATTTTTAAGAGATTTCCGCAGCAAGGTGGGAGATATCTTCTAGTTTATACTACTACTATGCTGTTCTAACTTCAACCAAATCCAACAACATTTATAAGATCAAACTAGTGTCATTAAAATCCATCATGAATTATGTGTAGTTAACTTAGTTGTAGCTATAAAAAGGTTTGACTTGGGATAAAATGAAGTAATAATTTTGGTATATTTGCAAACAAAATTCCAGTTGCTGGCCATTCTATTACGGGCCTCTGATAACATCCTCACATTTGGGCCTACAATGTTTGTCTTGGGCTGAATTGGGATACTGCGAGCACTGTTTGAGGCGTCATCGGGCTTGCCTTTGCGCGGAAGCAGAGCGGGGGATAAGCGAGGTAGGAGGGGGAAACCGAAGATGCTCCTGCTACGCGGCGCCagggcggcggcgtcggcgtGGGCGGCATCCACCGCGGTGGCCGCAGGCGCCAGCGGCGGCAGGTCCATATCCATTCGGCTGACCCCCGTCGCCGCATTGTCCTCGGGCGGAAGGAAGAGGAAGGGCCAGCGGCGGGGCGAGGCCAAGCCTCCGAGCCCGCCGCAGCCCCTGCCTCGGCAGAGCAAGACCCCGAGCAGCAAGAAGAAGTCAGGCCCGAGGCCGTCGGGCGAGGCCAAGAAGAATCGCCCGGTGGAGCTGGAAGAAGCGCGCGGCCCGCGGAGGCCGGAGGGCGGCGAGGCGAGGAAGGGGAATACGCAGCAGCTGCTGCAGGAGAAGGCGAAGGTGAAGAGGCTGGTGCGGTGGAAGTGCGCGAGCGGGTGCGGCGCGTGTTGCAAGCTAGACAAGGGCCCCGACTTCCCCACTCCCGACGAGATCTTTGCCGACCATCAGGATGACCTCCAGGTAGCACCGTTCACAACCTGCAGCGTTTTGCAGTATCAGGGAACAAAGGGAGCGTTTCTTGATAAAAAAAATGCGATATTGCGGTTAATTAGAGTGTAGAATTCGTTATTGTGCCTTAACCAACCAACTATGCTAATATGTTGATCATACGTGCAGCTGTACAGGAGTATGATCGGCTCTGATGGATGGTGCATCAACTACGACAAGGCCACCCGCACCTGTAACATCTACCAAGGTAGGTGCTTGTTAACGGCTTGATAATGCTGCTTGTACCACAAACTTTGTGTGATGCAAATTTCAGCGGATGCCATTCTGACCGATGTCTTGCGATTGTAGACCGACCTTCCTTCTGCAGGGTGGAACCAAAGGTTTTTGATGAGTTCTTTGGTGTGCCACGCAGCAGATTTGACCGGGAAGCTTGCAGGTCTGCTATTCTGCCCTGGTTTACGTATCTGCATGTCTTTCTTCAAGTTCAAAAATGGTGATTCGGTTTATCTGGGAGTTTTGTCTTCAGTGCTTGTGTGGATAACATCAAGATGGTGTATGGTGATGACTCTGCTGAGCTCAGTAATTTCAAGCGTGTGATAAGGGAGGAAAGTAACAAGATGGAAAGCCAGAACCAAGATAAATTGTTGGATACATAGATCCTGGCATGGATCTGCAATAAAATCTACAGCACGTCACATTACATTTGTAGGTCAGATTTTGTCAGTTTCAATATTTTCTAGAGTCCCTTTGGTTGCCAGCTTCACCAATGATGGAATTTGGTTATCTTGTTAAATGACTGAATATCCTTTCCTGAGAAATGAACAGCCAATAAAGTTTTATTATGTCTATTAACATGAGTTTTACTTTTACCCCAGTTATCCTTTTCCTTCTAGTAATAATTGGTAATTTATATGATCTGCTGGTTGGTCAATATTAGATCTTTAGTTTTCACATCTCCTGCACTGTGCTATTCCATTGTGGTATACATACATAACCATAATGTTTCACCTTGCAtttttttttttccaattttTCCAGATGTTACCTATTAATTATTAGCAATTTTAGATTCATGGTTCCTTCAATTTGTGCAATTCATACCTGATATTAACTTTTTCATGCACAAATTAGTGCTCGTTACTACTGTTTCCAACAACCTCGGACTTCTGGGTTCGATACATAGTTGCATTTGCATGCCAATGTTCAGGGATTTGATACATAGTTGCATTTGCATGCCAATGTCATCTTCACACGCACTAGATAGAATTGTACGCAGTTTTTCAGTAACACTGGCACTGGAGACATGGTCATAGTGGAGAATTAGTTTTGATTTCTGTATTAAACAGTGTTGTTGACTTCTTGGCGATATTACTGAAATAATGACACAAAACTGGGCTTATACATTGGCATACTGGAATGTGATCTTGGTAAGTCTAATCATTAGGGATATCTAATTTGGATCGTAGTTAACTGAAGTATAACATTTTGGTTGGATACCATTATGCGTACCAAATATGGGACAATATGACCCAATTGTAAGACAGATAGCAATACATATTCCTACCAATTTCGGATGTTAGGAGTACTTCCAGGATGGTAACTACATGATTTCAAAACAAGGACTGACCATATATTAAGCACAGCATCAGATATAAAAATATCATCTTGAATGCCTTTTCAACAGTGTGCTGGTCAACGCGGGGGAGAGGGATTGATATACTAGCAATGCGATATCACCTAAAGTGTCGCGGAGCAATTTTTCCCTAAATGCATACAGTTTATAGAATAAAAAAATGTGTGAGATTTGTTTTTTGATAACAAAAAAAGGTGAGAATTGAAGATGGCCACTCGGAATACCCAACATAAACATAGTACACTGTACATAGGGCATAATTAAACTGGGACAGAGAGTGACATGACTACACTGTATATTCTAACATTTCTGCCTGCAGCTTGTACGAAGTATATTGTGCTAATCTTCAATTGGCGGTTGTGGATTTTTTTTGTTCTACAGGAAATCCTCCATCCATCCAGCATGGTGTGTATATGAAAGAAGTCTCAATTTCGCCAATCATACCGTAATCTTTTGGACATATGTTGCCCAAGTCCTGAAATTTTGAGGTATTCCAGTGATATGCCACCGCTCTCCTCAAATCTGCATCCAGGAAGACAATCTCCTTGTAAGGATGAAACCCGAGAAAGAACATATATCGTCCTCTGTAGTGCCCATCAACCGTATCTTCAGTGCTGAGAACACTATCATCGTCGGAGCTCCATTCAAATTTGTCTTCCACTACCTCTTTATGCTTTCATTGCCATAAGGATGATATTTGTAGTAGTTGATATCCTGTAACATCCAGGGTCCATTTTGTTGATCACTGTGGCCCTTAAGTGCACCCAACTTACGTGAAAAGGTCGTGAAATCGACACTATGCTTCAGTTCCCACTCTACTTGTTGGCCACATGATTCGTTGAGGAAGAAAATTCGAAGTCCATGCCAGTCATACTCAGATGCACAATACACGCCCTTCTCTGATCTTCCCAACGTCAGGAATCCATAAGACCTGAATTCAACGCGTGGTGGCGTTGGAATCAGCCTGTAATATGCATTTGAGATGGATATCCTGCAACATGGAAATTAAAGGGAGTCAGTGACCGAGGCGTCAGCAAGGCGTCGTGGATGCCGAGGCATGCCCAAGCCCCCCAAGGCAAGGACGAGGGCTCCTATCGGGGCAACTGCCCTCGGCGACCTGACGGTCGTGGCTACGACGGACGACGTCAACCGCACTCCTTCACCTTAGACGATCTCGGCTGATAGACGCTTCAAGCGCTTCACCGGGCGAATCACAAGGGCGAGGCAATCGCCACTCCTAGAGCTGTCTGTAGATGATACGGCCCTCGGCGGATGTGCACCGCCATCGCTCCCCAAGCAAAGCAGACAAATAGCAGCACAGAGCATAGCTCATATCCCCGCATCCGATGAGTACCTTGTCATGAAGCATCTGGGACTTTCTAGCGGGAAGCCGTCTCCATCGACGTCGGCCAAGAAGGCGTATGAAGAAATATTTAACGGTGACCCTGCCCATTATGCAAGTGTTGCATGAGTTGTTCCCAGTGGATGGCAAGGTAGGCGCGCGCAAGCGGCGCCATCGCTTGGCACACCAGGCATAGGCCTCCTTGCCAGCAGCACAAATTTGGATTGATCATTGTCTAATGTAACAGCCTAACTTATAATATACCAAAGAGGGTCTCAGCGTCCATGTATAACTAGGACGTTACTAAGGCGTGTTGTATCGAATTTTTTCTCTACCTTAATACAAAGACGCACAAACCTTTTGCGTAATTAAGAAAAGAGAGTCAGTCTATCTGTTACTCG
It encodes:
- the LOC136543665 gene encoding uncharacterized protein, giving the protein MLLLRGARAAASAWAASTAVAAGASGGRSISIRLTPVAALSSGGRKRKGQRRGEAKPPSPPQPLPRQSKTPSSKKKSGPRPSGEAKKNRPVELEEARGPRRPEGGEARKGNTQQLLQEKAKVKRLVRWKCASGCGACCKLDKGPDFPTPDEIFADHQDDLQLYRSMIGSDGWCINYDKATRTCNIYQDRPSFCRVEPKVFDEFFGVPRSRFDREACSACVDNIKMVYGDDSAELSNFKRVIREESNKMESQNQDKLLDT